One Acetobacterium sp. KB-1 DNA segment encodes these proteins:
- a CDS encoding HK97-gp10 family putative phage morphogenesis protein codes for MAKIELKMPEDFLLKVSKLAEKTDEILPEVLEAGGEVVLEKVKQNLSAVVGDEVKQKSRATGELEKALGMSPVKKDHQGDYNLKIGFSEPRTDGESNAKIANILEFGKSGQPPKPFLKPAKSKSRKACIEAMKNKLESEVSKP; via the coding sequence GTGGCTAAAATTGAACTTAAAATGCCGGAAGATTTTCTGTTAAAGGTTTCCAAGCTGGCAGAAAAAACAGATGAAATTCTGCCAGAAGTTTTAGAAGCCGGTGGGGAAGTCGTGCTTGAAAAAGTCAAACAAAACCTCAGTGCGGTTGTAGGCGATGAAGTCAAACAAAAGAGTCGAGCAACCGGAGAACTGGAAAAAGCACTGGGGATGTCACCGGTCAAGAAAGACCATCAAGGGGATTACAACTTAAAAATCGGTTTCTCAGAACCTAGAACCGATGGCGAAAGCAATGCTAAGATTGCTAATATTTTGGAGTTCGGAAAAAGTGGGCAGCCGCCTAAACCCTTTTTAAAACCAGCCAAATCAAAATCCCGCAAAGCCTGCATTGAAGCCATGAAAAATAAACTTGAAAGTGAGGTGTCAAAGCCATGA
- a CDS encoding head-tail adaptor protein has protein sequence MSFGKMKTQIDLITLEPIKDEQGFATTGETIVSSVRAYKEDRNGNESWKNRAVFSKASALFRFRAIPSLTVTTNMIIACESGRYNIISVENVKGRGMYLEVLCEKVEVSG, from the coding sequence ATGAGTTTTGGAAAAATGAAAACCCAAATTGATCTGATTACTCTTGAACCCATTAAAGATGAACAAGGTTTTGCAACAACCGGTGAAACAATCGTTTCATCAGTTAGAGCTTACAAAGAAGATCGTAATGGGAATGAAAGCTGGAAAAATCGGGCAGTATTCTCGAAAGCTTCAGCACTTTTTCGATTCAGGGCTATTCCGAGTCTTACGGTAACAACCAATATGATAATTGCCTGTGAAAGCGGTCGGTACAACATTATTTCAGTAGAAAACGTGAAAGGTCGAGGGATGTATCTGGAAGTCCTGTGTGAAAAGGTGGAAGTAAGTGGCTAA
- a CDS encoding head-tail connector protein has protein sequence MLLEKVKANLILEHDEDDALLEELILTAVSYAESYQKKEDGYYSQNDMHPTTERAVIMLSSHFYESRDGSTAGFFSDNIQASNQVWMVVNRLLDLNKDWKV, from the coding sequence ATGCTGTTAGAAAAAGTTAAAGCCAATCTGATACTTGAACATGATGAAGATGATGCCCTGCTGGAAGAACTGATTTTGACCGCGGTATCATATGCAGAAAGCTATCAAAAAAAAGAAGATGGTTATTATTCGCAAAACGATATGCATCCTACCACTGAACGGGCGGTCATTATGTTGTCATCTCATTTCTACGAGAGCCGGGATGGCAGCACCGCCGGATTTTTTTCTGATAATATCCAGGCCAGTAATCAGGTATGGATGGTTGTGAATCGGCTTTTGGATCTCAATAAAGACTGGAAGGTGTAG
- a CDS encoding Head fiber protein — MSYTTKNYTEQGGAKTVIGGTLEIKEGALLLGMPQADFQADSTAATVTELVTDFNALLSKLKSAGLMKTE, encoded by the coding sequence ATGAGCTATACAACTAAAAACTATACTGAGCAGGGCGGCGCAAAGACCGTCATTGGCGGTACCCTCGAAATCAAAGAAGGTGCTCTTTTATTGGGAATGCCCCAGGCTGATTTTCAGGCAGACAGTACTGCTGCAACTGTCACAGAGTTGGTAACGGATTTTAATGCTCTGCTATCAAAACTAAAATCAGCCGGCCTAATGAAAACGGAATAA
- a CDS encoding phage major capsid protein, protein MNKILELRENRAKIWEDAKKFLDEKRNQDGLLAAADIEIYEKMETDVVNLGKEIDRLERQQAMDLEFAKPINTPITEKPAGLPEAKTGRGSDEYSQSFWNAMRNKSLSFEISNALQIGSDSEGGYLVPDEFERTLVEGLEEENIFRTLAKVITTASGDRKIPVVASKGSASWIEEEGATPESDDSFGQVSISAYKLGTLLKVSEELLNDSVFNLESYIAKEFSRRIGAKEEEAFFIGDGLGKPTGIFNATGGAEEGVTAASATAITVDEIMDLYYSLKSPYRKNANFILNDATIKAIRKLKDGNGNYIWQPSITAGTPDTILNSPVKTSSYVPTIAAGAKTIAFGDFSYYWVADRQGRSFKRLNELYATTGQVGFMATQRVDGKLILPEAIKILKQKA, encoded by the coding sequence ATGAATAAAATTTTAGAATTACGTGAGAATCGAGCCAAAATCTGGGAAGATGCAAAGAAATTCCTGGATGAAAAAAGAAATCAGGACGGCTTATTAGCTGCTGCTGATATTGAAATCTATGAAAAAATGGAAACGGATGTTGTAAATCTGGGAAAAGAAATTGACCGCCTTGAGCGTCAACAGGCCATGGATCTAGAGTTTGCCAAGCCGATTAATACCCCAATTACCGAAAAACCTGCAGGACTTCCTGAAGCCAAAACCGGACGGGGTAGTGATGAGTATTCACAGTCCTTCTGGAATGCCATGCGCAATAAAAGCCTGAGCTTTGAAATCTCTAACGCATTGCAAATTGGGAGTGACAGTGAAGGGGGATATCTGGTTCCAGATGAATTCGAACGGACCCTGGTGGAAGGTTTGGAAGAAGAAAATATTTTCAGAACCCTGGCCAAAGTGATTACTACTGCCAGCGGAGATCGTAAAATCCCAGTTGTTGCTTCAAAAGGATCCGCATCGTGGATTGAAGAAGAAGGGGCAACTCCAGAGAGTGATGATTCTTTTGGACAGGTTTCCATCAGTGCTTATAAGCTGGGAACATTGCTTAAAGTGTCTGAAGAACTCCTGAATGATTCCGTCTTTAACCTGGAATCCTACATCGCCAAGGAGTTTTCACGACGAATTGGGGCAAAGGAAGAAGAAGCTTTCTTTATTGGCGATGGCCTTGGTAAACCAACCGGGATTTTTAATGCGACAGGTGGCGCAGAGGAAGGGGTAACCGCTGCCAGCGCAACAGCCATCACCGTTGATGAGATCATGGATCTCTATTATTCGCTTAAATCCCCGTACCGAAAAAACGCAAACTTCATTTTAAATGATGCTACCATCAAAGCCATTCGAAAACTGAAAGACGGGAATGGCAATTATATCTGGCAACCATCAATCACTGCCGGTACACCGGATACCATTCTTAATAGCCCAGTTAAAACATCGTCCTATGTTCCCACCATTGCAGCTGGCGCAAAGACTATCGCTTTCGGGGACTTTAGTTATTACTGGGTAGCCGATCGTCAGGGTCGTTCATTCAAACGACTTAATGAACTTTATGCCACCACCGGACAGGTAGGATTCATGGCTACCCAGCGAGTGGACGGGAAACTGATTCTTCCTGAAGCCATTAAAATCTTGAAACAGAAGGCGTAA
- a CDS encoding head maturation protease, ClpP-related, producing MKKFWNWIKNEDEQRTLYLNGAIAEESWFDDDVTPQQFKNELMSGQGDIDIWINSPGGDCIAASQIYNMLMDYKGNVTVKIDGIAASAASVIAMAGTTVKVSPTSLMMIHNPLTVAIGDSAEMKKAIQMLDEVKESIINAYELKTGQTREKLSKLMDGETWLNANKALELGFADEMLFDEREVYENVENYSFSRQAVTNSLIEKLIPKPQKEVGIPVDIFEKRLNLIK from the coding sequence ATGAAGAAATTCTGGAACTGGATTAAAAATGAAGATGAACAAAGAACCCTATATTTAAATGGGGCAATCGCGGAAGAAAGCTGGTTTGATGACGACGTTACCCCGCAGCAGTTTAAAAACGAATTAATGTCTGGCCAGGGAGATATTGATATTTGGATCAATAGTCCTGGTGGTGATTGCATCGCAGCCAGTCAGATCTATAATATGCTGATGGATTATAAGGGCAATGTGACGGTCAAAATTGATGGGATTGCAGCCAGTGCGGCATCAGTGATCGCCATGGCTGGGACAACCGTTAAAGTATCACCTACCAGCCTGATGATGATTCACAACCCTTTAACAGTGGCCATTGGTGACAGTGCGGAAATGAAAAAGGCCATTCAGATGCTTGATGAAGTGAAGGAAAGTATCATCAATGCATATGAGTTAAAAACTGGCCAAACCAGAGAGAAACTCTCTAAATTAATGGACGGTGAAACCTGGCTCAATGCCAATAAAGCCTTAGAGCTTGGCTTTGCCGATGAAATGCTCTTTGATGAACGGGAAGTATACGAAAATGTCGAGAATTACAGCTTTTCAAGACAGGCAGTGACCAATTCCTTGATCGAAAAGTTGATACCAAAACCCCAAAAAGAAGTAGGAATACCGGTTGATATCTTTGAAAAAAGACTAAATTTAATCAAATAA
- a CDS encoding phage portal protein — translation MSRLRDLFHSRDKPKNYLDNNPFSFFFGGTTAGKNVNERTAMQTTAVYSCVRILAETIASLPLHTFEYTDVGKQKAMNHPLYQLLYNEPNPEMTSFVFRETLMSHLLLWGNAYAQIIRNGRGQVMGLYPLLPSKMTVDRAVNGELFYKYQSDKGEVVLAKEMVLHIPGLGFDGLIGYSPIAMAKNAIGMAIATEEYGSSFFANGANPGGVLEHPGVVKDPKRVRESWNAVYQGSGNAHRIAVLEEGMRFTPIGIPPEQAQFLETRKFQLNEIARIFRIPPHMIGDLEKSSFSNIEQQSLEFVKYTLDPWVIRWEQSMQKALLSETDKQKYFIRFSVDGLLRGDYESRMAGYATGRQNGWLSANDIRELENLNHIPEELGGDLYLINGAMTKLQDAGAFANTESEETNEEILELD, via the coding sequence ATGAGTCGATTAAGAGATCTATTCCATTCACGAGATAAACCAAAGAATTATCTTGATAACAATCCCTTCAGTTTTTTCTTTGGTGGAACCACTGCCGGAAAAAATGTCAATGAACGAACAGCGATGCAAACAACAGCCGTGTATTCCTGCGTGCGGATCCTGGCTGAAACAATCGCCAGTCTGCCGCTTCATACTTTTGAGTACACTGATGTAGGTAAACAAAAGGCTATGAACCACCCCTTATACCAATTATTATACAACGAACCAAATCCAGAGATGACTTCCTTCGTGTTTCGAGAAACACTGATGAGTCATCTTTTATTATGGGGCAATGCCTATGCCCAGATCATTCGCAATGGCCGTGGACAGGTTATGGGGTTGTATCCCTTATTACCAAGTAAAATGACGGTCGATCGAGCTGTCAATGGAGAGCTTTTCTACAAATATCAGAGTGACAAAGGGGAAGTGGTGCTTGCTAAAGAAATGGTGCTTCATATCCCTGGCCTTGGTTTTGATGGTCTCATCGGTTATTCACCGATTGCCATGGCTAAAAATGCCATTGGAATGGCTATTGCCACTGAAGAGTATGGCTCATCCTTCTTTGCCAACGGAGCCAATCCCGGAGGCGTTCTTGAACATCCGGGAGTTGTTAAAGATCCTAAGCGTGTCCGAGAAAGTTGGAATGCGGTTTATCAGGGATCAGGCAATGCACATCGGATTGCTGTACTGGAGGAGGGGATGCGCTTTACTCCGATCGGAATTCCTCCAGAACAGGCACAGTTTCTAGAAACCCGGAAATTTCAACTAAATGAAATCGCCCGTATTTTTAGAATCCCACCCCATATGATTGGAGATCTGGAGAAGTCCAGTTTCTCAAATATTGAACAGCAATCTCTTGAATTCGTGAAGTACACCCTGGATCCCTGGGTGATTCGCTGGGAACAATCCATGCAGAAAGCACTACTCAGTGAAACGGATAAGCAGAAATATTTTATTCGCTTTTCTGTGGATGGGCTTTTACGTGGGGACTATGAATCCCGAATGGCTGGTTATGCGACAGGCCGACAAAACGGTTGGCTCTCTGCCAATGATATCCGGGAACTTGAAAACTTAAATCATATCCCAGAAGAACTGGGTGGAGACTTATACCTAATTAACGGTGCCATGACAAAACTCCAAGATGCTGGTGCCTTTGCTAATACAGAAAGTGAGGAAACAAATGAAGAAATTCTGGAACTGGATTAA
- a CDS encoding terminase large subunit yields the protein MRPLEIYQESPFKKSTSIYDQSRADLAVSFINCLKHTKGQWHGQSFELIDWQEQIIRDVFGMIKPNQARQFNTAYIEIAKKQGKSELAAAVALLLTCGDFEHGGEIYGCASDRQQASIVFDVAVDMVEQCPALKSRIKPVLSQKRLIYKPLGSFYQVLSAEAYTKHGLNVHGVVFDELHAQPNRNLYDVMLHGSGDARKQPLYFLITTAGTDRHSICWEVHQKAEDILAGRKIDPTFYPVIYGAGENEDWTDPKVWEKANPSMGITVDIEKIQIACDNAKANPAEENLFRQLRLNQWVKQSVRWMPMEKWDLCDEEIDPDVLIGRECYGGLDLSSSIDITAFVLVFPPKYDGEKYVIMPFFWIPEENIEQRVRRDHVPYDVWEKQGHIQTTEGNVVHYGFIENFIEELGTKYNIREIAFDRWGAVQMVQNLEGLGFTVVPFGQGFKDMSPPTKELMKLTLEENISHGGHPVLRWMMDNIFVRTDPAGNIKPDKEKSTERIDGAVATIMALDRAIRNGGVTCGSVYDERGILIL from the coding sequence ATGCGGCCACTGGAAATCTATCAGGAAAGCCCATTTAAAAAATCAACATCGATTTATGATCAAAGCCGCGCTGATTTGGCGGTTTCTTTTATCAACTGCTTAAAGCACACCAAAGGTCAATGGCATGGTCAGTCCTTTGAACTGATCGATTGGCAGGAACAGATCATTCGGGATGTCTTTGGCATGATTAAACCCAATCAGGCCAGGCAGTTTAATACCGCTTATATCGAGATAGCCAAAAAACAAGGCAAATCTGAGCTTGCTGCCGCTGTCGCACTATTATTAACTTGCGGTGATTTTGAACATGGTGGTGAAATTTACGGCTGTGCTTCTGACAGACAGCAGGCTTCCATCGTTTTTGATGTAGCCGTTGATATGGTGGAACAGTGTCCGGCGCTCAAATCGCGGATCAAACCAGTTCTTTCTCAAAAGAGACTTATTTATAAACCACTTGGCAGTTTCTACCAGGTATTGTCTGCTGAGGCGTATACAAAACACGGACTAAATGTGCATGGTGTTGTATTTGATGAGTTGCATGCGCAGCCAAACCGAAATCTTTATGATGTTATGCTGCATGGTTCCGGGGATGCCAGAAAACAACCCTTGTATTTTTTAATAACCACTGCTGGAACAGATCGCCATTCGATTTGTTGGGAAGTGCATCAGAAGGCTGAAGATATTTTAGCGGGAAGAAAGATTGATCCAACCTTTTATCCAGTTATTTATGGTGCTGGTGAAAATGAGGATTGGACGGATCCAAAAGTTTGGGAGAAGGCTAATCCTTCAATGGGGATTACGGTTGATATTGAGAAAATTCAGATTGCCTGTGATAATGCCAAAGCTAATCCTGCTGAAGAAAACCTCTTTCGACAGCTTCGTCTTAATCAATGGGTCAAACAATCTGTCAGGTGGATGCCCATGGAAAAATGGGATTTGTGCGATGAAGAAATTGATCCGGATGTACTAATCGGTCGAGAATGTTATGGTGGCTTAGATCTTTCCAGCTCCATTGATATCACGGCTTTTGTTTTGGTTTTTCCACCCAAATACGATGGTGAAAAGTATGTCATTATGCCTTTCTTTTGGATACCGGAAGAAAATATTGAACAGCGAGTCAGACGGGATCATGTGCCTTATGATGTGTGGGAAAAGCAGGGCCATATCCAGACCACTGAAGGAAACGTGGTTCATTACGGTTTTATCGAAAACTTTATCGAAGAATTGGGAACCAAGTATAACATCAGAGAAATCGCATTTGATCGTTGGGGTGCAGTTCAGATGGTGCAAAATTTAGAAGGTTTAGGATTTACAGTCGTTCCCTTCGGACAGGGTTTCAAAGATATGTCACCTCCAACCAAAGAGTTGATGAAACTTACCTTGGAGGAGAACATTTCCCATGGGGGGCATCCAGTCTTGAGGTGGATGATGGATAATATTTTTGTAAGAACTGATCCAGCTGGAAACATCAAACCGGATAAAGAAAAGTCCACCGAACGAATTGATGGTGCAGTAGCAACGATTATGGCACTGGATCGGGCAATAAGAAATGGTGGAGTTACTTGTGGAAGTGTTTATGATGAGCGAGGGATTCTAATACTGTAA
- a CDS encoding N-acetylmuramoyl-L-alanine amidase: MFLKIGSMGSEVAQLQRDLNFCAYDAGEVDGDFGSLTQKAVLALQAYHGLAQDGIYGDQSDTALMSEIKSIQEALNKNGYPVAVDGAIGNETLVAMSAFQKDKGLIVDCIVGNETLKALGLEGIAYQNQIPAAAPISNPNPVANGNGKIVCINPGHGGSDPGACGDLQEKDMNLVVSLRLGQLLQERGFKVVYTRTDDRWMALSDRPVIANQNNADIFVSIHHNGASDFNASGTLVICYPGSTEGLKLSQLVLNGMCNQMGLSNRGIVQRDDSDVTYSNMPAVITEAMFATAPIDCHFFNNGGAELEAHGILEGILAYFN; this comes from the coding sequence ATGTTTTTAAAAATTGGAAGTATGGGCAGTGAAGTTGCCCAATTACAACGGGATTTAAACTTCTGCGCCTATGATGCCGGAGAAGTTGATGGCGACTTTGGGAGTCTAACCCAAAAGGCGGTGCTGGCCCTTCAGGCCTACCATGGTCTGGCACAGGATGGCATCTATGGCGATCAGTCTGATACTGCTCTAATGAGTGAAATTAAATCGATCCAGGAAGCGCTGAACAAAAATGGTTATCCGGTAGCCGTTGATGGTGCAATCGGAAATGAAACATTAGTTGCGATGTCAGCATTTCAAAAGGACAAAGGTTTGATCGTTGATTGTATTGTCGGCAATGAAACCCTTAAAGCTTTAGGATTGGAAGGTATCGCGTATCAAAATCAAATACCTGCTGCCGCGCCTATATCAAATCCCAATCCAGTTGCTAATGGGAACGGCAAAATTGTGTGTATCAATCCTGGCCATGGTGGATCAGACCCGGGAGCCTGTGGTGATCTGCAGGAGAAAGATATGAACCTGGTTGTCAGCTTGCGATTAGGCCAACTCCTTCAAGAGCGTGGTTTCAAGGTTGTTTATACCCGAACCGATGATCGATGGATGGCTTTAAGTGATCGACCTGTCATTGCCAATCAAAACAATGCGGATATTTTTGTCAGCATTCATCACAATGGCGCATCTGATTTCAATGCCAGCGGAACACTGGTCATTTGTTATCCCGGCAGTACAGAAGGTTTAAAACTTTCCCAGCTGGTGTTGAATGGAATGTGTAACCAGATGGGATTATCCAATCGGGGAATCGTTCAAAGGGATGATTCCGATGTCACGTATTCTAATATGCCAGCAGTTATCACAGAAGCTATGTTTGCCACCGCACCAATTGACTGTCATTTCTTCAATAATGGCGGTGCAGAACTGGAAGCCCATGGCATACTGGAGGGAATTTTAGCTTATTTCAACTGA
- a CDS encoding virulence protein: MTRRFQLIDSDRKALIAAIGEILETKPIYLGTPSFSYTIGDFEVDKQGGLIISESIEKSASESLLESLQSKGFTFETPETPDEEDDELIIEIPKEGFTDEAIHNLENLIISKCHLIKKALGGDSLHLEKTPDTLRFPWFSANAEPDAIKAYTQFIAAICDMAKNQKRISATVKTVENEKYAFRCFLLRLGFIGDEYKTTRKILLSNLSGSSAFKHGTKKDDI; encoded by the coding sequence ATGACCAGAAGATTCCAGTTAATCGATAGTGATCGTAAAGCGCTAATCGCTGCTATTGGAGAAATCCTTGAGACAAAACCTATCTATCTAGGAACACCAAGCTTCTCGTACACTATTGGCGATTTTGAAGTTGACAAACAGGGAGGATTAATTATTTCTGAAAGTATTGAAAAGTCTGCAAGTGAGAGTTTACTAGAAAGCTTACAATCAAAGGGATTTACTTTTGAAACTCCAGAAACTCCGGATGAAGAAGATGACGAACTCATCATTGAAATTCCAAAAGAAGGATTTACGGATGAAGCGATTCATAACCTTGAAAACCTGATTATTAGTAAATGCCATTTGATTAAAAAAGCCCTTGGCGGCGATTCATTACACCTCGAAAAAACACCGGATACCCTTCGATTCCCTTGGTTCTCAGCAAATGCTGAACCCGATGCCATCAAAGCTTACACACAATTTATTGCAGCCATTTGTGATATGGCCAAGAATCAAAAGCGCATTTCAGCAACCGTCAAAACAGTTGAAAATGAAAAATATGCTTTTCGTTGTTTCCTGCTGCGGCTTGGCTTTATTGGGGATGAGTATAAAACAACCCGGAAGATTTTACTTTCAAACTTATCTGGCAGTTCTGCTTTTAAACACGGTACTAAAAAAGACGACATCTGA